In one Bacillus sp. PK3_68 genomic region, the following are encoded:
- the trxB gene encoding thioredoxin-disulfide reductase: MSEKIYDVIIIGAGPGGMTAAVYTSRANLKTLLIERGVPGGQLQNTEEIENFPSYSHIAGPDLAQNMFEHALKFGAEYEQANVKDIVDEGDVKVVHSDNQTYKARAVIIATGTKYKKLGIPGEEEFSGRGVSWCAVCDGAFFRNKELVVVGGGDSAVEESVFLTKFAKKVTVLHRRDRFRAQPILVDRMLKNDKIDVVYNTVVNEIVGENKVNAVLLENTETGEVTTFPADGVFEYIGMNPVSEFVRDLKITDEEGWIITDDRMKTAIPGIYAIGDIRKDAVRQVVTATGDGCVAAIEAQHFVENLKEQLATSLS, translated from the coding sequence ATGAGTGAGAAAATTTATGACGTAATCATTATTGGAGCAGGTCCAGGCGGCATGACCGCGGCTGTATATACATCAAGAGCCAATTTGAAAACGCTGCTGATTGAGCGTGGAGTACCTGGCGGCCAGCTCCAAAATACAGAGGAGATTGAGAATTTCCCTAGTTATTCTCATATAGCTGGACCAGATTTAGCACAGAACATGTTTGAACATGCTTTGAAGTTTGGAGCAGAATATGAACAGGCTAATGTGAAGGATATTGTAGATGAAGGGGATGTAAAAGTCGTTCATAGTGATAATCAAACATATAAAGCACGGGCGGTCATTATCGCTACAGGCACTAAATATAAAAAGTTGGGCATCCCTGGTGAAGAGGAATTTTCGGGTCGCGGTGTCTCATGGTGTGCAGTCTGTGATGGGGCATTTTTTAGAAACAAAGAGCTTGTCGTTGTAGGCGGGGGAGATTCAGCAGTAGAAGAGTCCGTCTTCTTAACGAAATTCGCTAAAAAAGTGACTGTCCTGCATCGCCGGGACCGCTTTAGAGCCCAGCCGATTTTAGTCGACCGCATGCTTAAAAATGACAAGATTGACGTTGTTTATAACACGGTAGTAAATGAAATTGTTGGAGAAAACAAAGTAAACGCTGTTCTGCTGGAAAATACTGAAACGGGTGAAGTAACTACATTCCCGGCAGATGGAGTATTTGAATATATCGGCATGAATCCTGTATCTGAATTTGTGAGAGATTTAAAAATCACGGATGAAGAAGGGTGGATTATTACTGATGACCGAATGAAAACAGCTATTCCGGGCATTTATGCAATTGGTGATATCCGCAAAGATGCCGTTCGCCAGGTCGTCACAGCTACTGGTGACGGGTGTGTGGCAGCCATTGAAGCTCAGCACTTTGTAGAGAATTTAAAAGAACAATTAGCTACATCTCTTTCATAA